One Edaphobacter flagellatus genomic region harbors:
- a CDS encoding zeta toxin family protein, with amino-acid sequence MSAAPPDAESLLQNIPRDRPLAIIVAGHNGSGKSTLWNQRLSQALRIPLLNADRLTLSILPEPDGGDLANLPTWAKELRDDDERWQRISQAAVTSLVEQVVRQQVSFAYETVFSHWRELPDGTVESKIDLIHKFQAAGYSVALLFVGLTHEGLSVLRVRTRQQMGGHAVPEDKLLSRFPRTQRAIKVAAGIADLTLMFDNSQKLR; translated from the coding sequence ATGTCGGCAGCGCCGCCGGACGCAGAGTCCCTGCTCCAAAATATTCCACGAGATCGTCCTCTTGCGATCATCGTCGCTGGTCACAACGGGTCGGGCAAGTCTACGCTCTGGAATCAACGTCTCTCGCAAGCGCTCCGAATTCCTTTACTCAACGCCGACCGATTAACGTTGTCGATTCTTCCGGAGCCCGATGGCGGAGATCTGGCCAACCTCCCAACATGGGCTAAGGAACTGCGTGACGATGACGAGAGATGGCAGCGCATCTCTCAAGCAGCTGTCACCTCTCTGGTCGAGCAGGTCGTTCGTCAGCAAGTCTCGTTCGCCTACGAAACAGTCTTTTCACATTGGCGTGAACTACCTGACGGGACAGTTGAGTCGAAGATCGATCTGATTCACAAGTTCCAAGCTGCCGGATATTCCGTAGCACTCTTATTCGTCGGACTCACGCATGAAGGACTGTCTGTTCTGCGCGTCCGCACAAGACAACAGATGGGTGGACATGCGGTACCCGAAGATAAGCTCCTCTCTCGGTTTCCGCGCACGCAACGCGCCATTAAGGTTGCCGCAGGTATCGCTGATCTGACTCTGATGTTTGATAACAGCCAGAAGCTCCGATAA